A stretch of DNA from Sphingopyxis sp. MWB1:
GTATAATTGCGTGCTACGCGCCGATGTCAGCCAGATCCGCATCGGCGCCCGCTCCAATGTTCAGGATGGCAGCGTGCTGCACTGCGACGGGCCGATGCCGCACCGCCCCGACGGCTATCCGACGATCATCGGCGAAGATGTGCTCATCGGCCATATGGCGATGGTCCATGGCTGCACGCTCGATGACCGCGCCTTTGTCGGCCTCAAGGCGACGGTGATGAACGGCTGCCGCATCGGCAGCGGCGCGATGCTCGCCGCCGGGGCGCTGCTCACCGAGCATAAGGAAATTCCCGCGCGCGAACTATGGGCGGGCGCGCCCGCGCGGCGTATTCGTGAGATTGGCGAAGAACAGGCCGCCGGAATGCAGGCCGGGGTCGCCCATTATGTCGAAAATGGCCGGATGCACAAAGCCGCGGTG
This window harbors:
- a CDS encoding gamma carbonic anhydrase family protein; translation: MNYPDVSIISVNGKTPQIDPSAFIAPGCRIIGDVVIGPDVSIWYNCVLRADVSQIRIGARSNVQDGSVLHCDGPMPHRPDGYPTIIGEDVLIGHMAMVHGCTLDDRAFVGLKATVMNGCRIGSGAMLAAGALLTEHKEIPARELWAGAPARRIREIGEEQAAGMQAGVAHYVENGRMHKAAVEG